A window of the Radiobacillus deserti genome harbors these coding sequences:
- a CDS encoding sugar transferase: MYLKIKRFIDIILSLVGLLVLSPILLLIIIAIKLDSRGPVLFKQKRVGIYKTHFNILKFRTMRIDTPKDTPTHLLENPDQYITNMGKFLRKTSLDELPQIWNIFVGQMSVIGPRPALWNQYDLIEERDKYGANDLLPGLTGWAQINGRDELPIELKARLDGEYVEKISLCMDGKCFFGTILSVVKSDGVVEGRIVTKKEVVSNSRGRISK; the protein is encoded by the coding sequence ATGTATTTGAAGATAAAAAGATTTATAGATATCATTCTTTCATTAGTAGGACTTTTAGTTTTATCACCTATCTTATTGCTTATTATTATTGCTATTAAACTAGATTCTAGAGGTCCGGTTCTGTTTAAGCAAAAGCGTGTTGGAATCTACAAGACTCATTTTAATATATTAAAATTCCGTACTATGAGAATAGATACGCCGAAAGACACTCCTACTCATCTATTAGAGAATCCAGATCAATACATTACAAATATGGGTAAGTTTTTGAGAAAGACTTCACTTGATGAGCTACCTCAAATTTGGAATATCTTTGTTGGTCAGATGAGTGTTATTGGTCCAAGACCAGCACTTTGGAATCAATATGATTTGATAGAAGAACGTGATAAGTATGGTGCTAACGATTTGCTACCTGGATTGACTGGATGGGCACAGATTAATGGTAGAGATGAACTACCCATTGAGCTTAAAGCGAGATTAGATGGTGAGTATGTTGAGAAAATTAGTCTTTGCATGGATGGTAAGTGCTTCTTTGGGACCATTTTGAGTGTTGTGAAAAGTGATGGGGTTGTTGAAGGTAGGATAGTTACAAAGAAGGAAGTTGTAAGTAATAGCAGGGGGAGAATATCTAAATGA